One Papaver somniferum cultivar HN1 chromosome 10, ASM357369v1, whole genome shotgun sequence genomic window carries:
- the LOC113316015 gene encoding bidirectional sugar transporter SWEET14-like has product MGLFTVENPLVLTFGLLGNIISLMVYLAPVPTFYRIYKKKTTEGFQSLPYVVALFSSMLWIYYAFLKSDATFLITINSVGCVIETIYLAMYMAYAARKARVQTAKFLLLLNVGAFCLILLLTLLLVRGPNRVVVLGWVCVGFSVCVFAAPLGIMRKVIKTKSVQFMPFYLSLFLTLSAVAWFSYGLLLKDMYIALPNILGFIFGMGQMILYVIYKGAKPQKIVENEANSVVEVTSVDTNATLIDVIKLKEILSDRQIIIVGHNNIEDVQEQLAKEKNIGGAILYQHQNVVEV; this is encoded by the exons ATGGGACTGTTCACAGTTGAGAATCCTTTGGTTCTTACCTTTGGCCTCTTAG GTAACATCATCTCATTAATGGTGTACCTTGCTCCAGT ACCAACATTTTAcagaatttacaaaaaaaaaacaacagaagGGTTTCAATCTTTGCCCTATGTGGTTGCATTATTCAGTTCAATGTTGTGGATATACTATGCATTCCTCAAATCTGATGCAACTTTTCTTATCACCATTAACTCGGTGGGATGCGTCATTGAAACTATCTACCTCGCCATGTACATGGCTTATGCAGCAAGGAAGGCTAGG GTCCAGACGGCCAAGTTTCTCCTGTTGTTGAATGTCGGTGCATTTTGTTTGATTCTTCTTCTCACTCTCTTGTTGGTGAGAGGGCCAAACCGTGTCGTAGTTCTGGGGTGGGTTTGTGTTGGCTTCTCTGTATGTGTTTTTGCCGCTCCATTAGGCATTATG CGGAAAGTTATAAAGACAAAAAGTGTACAGTTTATGCCGTTCTATCTGTCGCTTTTCCTCACATTGAGTGCTGTTGCATGGTTTTCATATGGCTTACTACTCAAGGACATGTACATTGCT CTGCCAAACATACTAGGGTTCATTTTTGGGATGGGTCAGATGATCCTATACGTAATCTACAAGGGAGCAAAACCACAAAAAATTGTAGAAAATGAGGCTAATAGTGTAGTCGAGGTCACTAGTGTCGATACGAATGCCACTCTTATTGATGTCATTAAGCTGAAGGAGATTCTTTCCGACAGACAAATTATTATTGTCGGCCATAACAATATTGAAGATGTTCAGGAGCAACTCGCTAAAGAAAAGAACATTGGAGGAGCAATACTGTACCAGCACCAAAATGTTGTTGAGGTTTAG